A part of Nitrososphaerota archaeon genomic DNA contains:
- a CDS encoding extracellular solute-binding protein, which translates to MGEKVSRRDYLKVLGGTVGGLVVGAAVGYLAAPGKVVEKTVERTVTQTVTATATPVTTPAKKVHLDFTVWNYDVEKIKDNTAKFMQKYPHIEVSVYDFNWPDFPTTMVKRFTVGTPTDVTYNGEDWLAQWASAGWVVPLEDLWDQYETEHPWSFYVNDMVPYAKMACTFEGKVYGLPYYSDMFTFMYNERMLKEKGFNPPKDWDEVREQCLEFKKAGIKYPYLLSFEPKDVFAWCNVLSSAYGRGARLFDEDLNPVFDEPDSPFVEQLQWYVDGIHVDEIVDPEWSTMHETIASKKMSAGEAVFCGLAKYNTAAMNTPGSGPEAGNLRVGLMPGKTHEAYGFAKMYNITKMCVNRGKDAIQAAITFIEYFGGSRGPVLKRWAVENGLGFGFDSPWEDPDIKNAMEKLYGSADVLRQQAKLAVCEPHPVWFGEWNDYVRKECLARVFTKEITPKECVRLMAEKWNALRKG; encoded by the coding sequence ATGGGAGAAAAAGTTTCTAGAAGAGATTATTTAAAAGTTTTAGGAGGGACTGTTGGAGGTCTTGTAGTAGGTGCTGCTGTAGGCTATCTTGCAGCTCCTGGAAAAGTTGTTGAGAAAACTGTAGAAAGAACAGTAACTCAAACTGTAACAGCAACAGCTACTCCTGTTACTACACCTGCTAAAAAAGTGCATTTAGATTTTACTGTATGGAACTACGATGTAGAAAAAATCAAAGATAATACAGCAAAATTTATGCAAAAATACCCACATATAGAAGTTAGCGTATATGATTTTAATTGGCCTGATTTTCCAACGACCATGGTGAAGAGATTTACCGTTGGTACTCCAACAGATGTAACTTATAATGGAGAAGATTGGTTAGCTCAATGGGCTTCAGCAGGATGGGTAGTACCATTAGAAGATTTATGGGATCAATATGAAACAGAACATCCATGGTCATTTTATGTAAATGATATGGTTCCTTATGCAAAAATGGCATGCACTTTTGAAGGGAAAGTGTATGGTTTGCCATACTACTCAGACATGTTTACATTTATGTACAATGAAAGAATGTTAAAAGAGAAAGGTTTTAATCCTCCAAAAGATTGGGATGAAGTCCGTGAACAATGTTTAGAATTTAAGAAAGCAGGAATAAAATATCCTTACCTTCTATCATTTGAGCCAAAAGATGTTTTTGCATGGTGTAATGTTTTATCTAGTGCATATGGAAGAGGGGCAAGACTTTTTGATGAGGATTTAAATCCAGTATTTGATGAGCCTGATTCTCCATTTGTTGAACAACTACAATGGTATGTTGATGGAATACATGTAGATGAAATAGTTGATCCAGAATGGTCAACAATGCATGAAACAATTGCTTCGAAGAAAATGAGTGCAGGAGAAGCAGTTTTCTGTGGTTTAGCTAAGTATAATACTGCAGCAATGAATACTCCTGGTTCAGGTCCTGAAGCAGGAAACCTTAGAGTTGGATTAATGCCAGGTAAAACACATGAAGCATATGGATTTGCAAAAATGTATAATATAACTAAAATGTGTGTAAATAGAGGGAAAGATGCAATACAGGCAGCAATAACATTCATCGAATACTTTGGTGGAAGCCGTGGACCAGTATTAAAGAGATGGGCAGTTGAAAATGGACTAGGATTTGGTTTCGATTCTCCATGGGAAGACCCTGATATCAAAAATGCTATGGAAAAATTATATGGCTCAGCAGATGTTCTAAGACAGCAAGCTAAATTAGCTGTTTGTGAACCACATCCAGTATGGTTTGGCGAATGGAACGATTATGTTCGAAAGGAATGCTTAGCTAGAGTATTTACTAAAGAGATAACTCCAAAAGAATGCGTTAGATTAATGGCTGAAAAATGGAATGCTTTAAGAAAAGGCTAG
- the larA gene encoding nickel-dependent lactate racemase — protein MIVEFPFDLMTKNVNIEIQSNKVKLLMPKIKKSTNTNEALKKIEKRIMKNVKNAKSIAILIDDHTRPTPTAETLEFLLKRIDEKDIKIIFAKGTHETPSEEYIKEKIGSKIFKNYNIIIHDAYDENIHEFIGITKYGTPVWLNKEFLNADFRIGIGSIFPSEIAGFTGGYKIILPGIAYYETINKNHSMFISPNAECGRIYDNPVRLDIDDAGKLSGLNITIDYVLNPNNGIIKCFAGDPLKEHRKGANFCKKIYGFNIKEKYDIVIVSPGGKEDIDFVQAIKAVFTAYKACKKGGKILLIASCRLGHQWPELIEIAEKIKKKNMNKNQLLKEVLKNNVESFAGAVMYKLYDIFINGKPKLYIYTNNNKLNNEITTLLNIEAINNPQVFIDKEINEKLKILAIPYAALTLINF, from the coding sequence ATGATCGTAGAATTCCCATTTGATTTAATGACTAAAAATGTCAATATTGAAATTCAAAGTAATAAAGTTAAATTATTAATGCCAAAAATTAAAAAATCTACTAATACTAATGAAGCTCTTAAAAAAATAGAAAAAAGAATTATGAAAAATGTAAAAAATGCAAAAAGTATTGCAATTCTTATAGATGATCATACAAGACCAACACCTACAGCAGAAACATTAGAATTTTTACTTAAAAGAATTGATGAAAAAGATATAAAAATAATATTTGCTAAAGGCACACATGAAACACCCTCGGAAGAATATATTAAAGAAAAAATTGGTTCAAAAATATTCAAGAATTATAATATCATAATTCATGATGCATATGATGAAAACATTCATGAATTTATAGGGATAACAAAATATGGTACACCAGTATGGCTTAATAAAGAATTCTTAAATGCAGATTTTAGAATTGGAATAGGATCGATATTTCCATCAGAAATAGCTGGTTTCACGGGTGGATATAAAATAATTCTTCCAGGAATCGCATATTATGAAACAATTAATAAAAATCATTCAATGTTCATATCTCCTAATGCTGAATGTGGTAGGATATATGATAATCCTGTAAGATTAGATATAGATGATGCTGGAAAATTATCTGGATTAAATATTACAATAGACTACGTTCTTAATCCAAATAATGGAATTATAAAATGTTTTGCAGGAGATCCATTAAAAGAACATCGAAAAGGGGCCAATTTTTGTAAAAAAATATACGGTTTTAATATTAAAGAAAAATATGATATAGTAATCGTTTCTCCTGGAGGTAAAGAAGATATAGATTTTGTACAAGCAATTAAAGCAGTTTTTACTGCTTATAAAGCATGTAAGAAGGGTGGAAAAATATTATTAATAGCTTCTTGTAGATTAGGTCATCAATGGCCTGAATTAATTGAGATTGCTGAAAAAATTAAGAAGAAGAATATGAATAAAAACCAACTTTTAAAGGAAGTTTTAAAAAATAATGTTGAAAGTTTTGCTGGTGCTGTAATGTATAAGCTTTATGATATTTTTATAAATGGTAAACCAAAACTTTATATTTATACGAATAATAATAAGTTAAATAATGAAATTACAACTTTACTTAATATAGAAGCTATTAATAATCCACAAGTTTTTATCGATAAAGAAATAAATGAAAAATTAAAAATTTTAGCTATACCTTATGCTGCTCTTACATTAATAAATTTTTAA
- a CDS encoding GIY-YIG nuclease family protein gives MISKNPGIYALIIHIKNNINVTLAKNIHYFSPGYYVYLGSAKQYGGVNSRVNRHLKKNKKLRWHIDYLTTSNSVKIKAIVYTKTIHFKECAFIKILKKDCFEIASKGFGSSDCKEKCGAHLLKPIKYKNLKQIILAIEKVFKNKNLKSKIIIF, from the coding sequence ATGATATCAAAAAATCCTGGAATATATGCACTTATCATTCACATTAAAAATAATATAAATGTGACTTTAGCAAAAAATATTCATTATTTTTCTCCTGGATATTATGTTTATTTAGGTTCAGCTAAACAATATGGTGGAGTAAATTCTAGAGTAAATAGACATTTAAAGAAAAATAAAAAATTAAGATGGCATATTGATTATTTAACAACTAGTAATTCGGTTAAGATAAAAGCAATAGTTTATACAAAAACAATTCATTTTAAAGAATGTGCATTTATTAAAATTCTAAAAAAAGATTGTTTTGAAATAGCATCTAAAGGTTTTGGATCAAGTGATTGTAAAGAAAAATGCGGAGCACATTTACTTAAACCTATTAAATACAAAAATCTTAAACAAATAATATTAGCTATAGAAAAAGTTTTTAAAAATAAAAATTTAAAATCTAAAATAATAATTTTTTAA
- a CDS encoding ABC transporter ATP-binding protein, with the protein MLEIKDLHVEIMGKKILNGINLEIEENEKIVLLGPNGSGKTTLLKAIMGLSPIEIIKGSIIFKGKDITNLSIDERAKLGIGMAFQFPPSIKGVRISDILNKFGLKKDDFDEIAKKFNFPIEFFEREINIGFSGGEMKRIECMLLYNQKPKLALIDEPDSGVDIINLGVIGKSISTLLENNCSGIIVTHQGLILNYVEVDKAYVLLNGKIACYGEPMEVLKDIAKGGYEKCEICKKF; encoded by the coding sequence ATTTTAGAAATTAAGGATTTGCACGTAGAAATTATGGGTAAAAAAATATTAAATGGGATAAATCTTGAGATTGAAGAAAATGAAAAAATTGTTCTTTTAGGTCCAAATGGTTCTGGAAAAACAACTTTATTAAAAGCAATAATGGGTCTTTCACCTATTGAAATTATTAAAGGGAGTATAATATTTAAAGGAAAAGATATAACAAATCTTTCAATAGATGAAAGAGCAAAATTAGGAATAGGAATGGCTTTTCAATTTCCACCTTCTATAAAAGGAGTTAGAATATCAGATATTTTAAATAAATTTGGATTGAAAAAAGATGATTTTGATGAAATTGCTAAAAAATTTAATTTTCCAATAGAATTTTTTGAAAGAGAAATAAACATAGGTTTTTCTGGAGGAGAAATGAAAAGAATTGAATGCATGCTACTTTATAATCAAAAACCTAAATTAGCATTAATCGATGAACCGGATTCAGGTGTAGATATTATAAACCTTGGAGTAATAGGCAAATCTATTTCAACTTTATTAGAAAATAATTGTTCTGGAATAATAGTAACTCATCAAGGATTAATATTAAATTACGTAGAAGTAGACAAAGCATATGTTTTATTAAATGGAAAAATTGCTTGTTATGGAGAACCAATGGAAGTACTTAAGGATATAGCTAAAGGAGGTTATGAAAAATGCGAGATTTGCAAAAAATTTTAG
- a CDS encoding NAD(P)H-hydrate dehydratase: MKSEVFTIDEKFVENVIKPRKKDSHKGDNGIVAIIGGSWLYHGAPYLSALAALRSGVDLVYLAVPKQISIAIRSLNPNLIVIPLPDAKLTKGCVNKLLKWLPEINSAVIGPGISKQKTDGIKELVKELIFRKVSLVLDAEALQQDVIEILKGKKIVITPHAGEFKRLFKIELNSNIENRIEIVKSKAKEYNFTILLKGAIDIISNGEKTAINKTGSPAMTVGGTGDVLSGLLAGILSHGVDAFDAAAAAAYINGLAGEKAAEKYGLHILATDVIDEIPVVMKKFDKIV; this comes from the coding sequence ATGAAAAGTGAAGTATTTACTATAGATGAAAAATTTGTTGAAAATGTTATAAAGCCTAGAAAAAAGGATTCTCATAAAGGAGATAATGGAATAGTAGCTATTATTGGAGGAAGTTGGTTATATCATGGAGCGCCTTATCTTTCAGCTTTAGCTGCTTTAAGAAGTGGAGTTGATTTAGTTTATTTAGCAGTTCCAAAACAAATATCTATTGCAATAAGATCATTAAATCCAAATTTAATAGTAATTCCATTACCTGATGCAAAATTAACTAAAGGATGTGTAAATAAACTTCTTAAATGGCTTCCAGAAATTAATTCAGCTGTTATTGGTCCTGGAATTTCAAAACAAAAAACAGATGGAATTAAAGAATTAGTTAAAGAATTGATTTTTAGAAAAGTTAGTTTAGTTTTAGATGCAGAAGCTCTTCAACAAGACGTAATTGAAATTCTTAAAGGTAAAAAAATTGTAATAACTCCTCATGCAGGAGAATTTAAAAGATTATTTAAAATAGAATTAAATTCAAATATTGAAAATAGAATTGAAATTGTAAAATCTAAAGCTAAAGAATATAATTTTACAATACTTCTTAAAGGTGCAATAGATATTATTTCTAATGGTGAAAAAACAGCTATAAATAAAACAGGTTCTCCTGCTATGACTGTTGGTGGCACAGGAGATGTATTATCAGGATTATTAGCAGGCATTTTAAGTCATGGTGTAGATGCTTTTGATGCAGCAGCTGCAGCTGCATATATTAATGGATTAGCCGGAGAAAAAGCTGCTGAAAAATATGGATTGCATATTCTTGCAACAGATGTTATAGACGAAATTCCTGTTGTAATGAAGAAATTTGATAAAATAGTTTAA
- a CDS encoding uroporphyrinogen decarboxylase family protein — translation MIPRERVIKAIEHEEPDRVPMSLWLTKEAYENIKSYLNYRNIEENILWASDKAFYISKKLIKRLNLDIVQIHLPPPIDYKPKTWPDGSFEGPTGFRTKKVGLYYEYTLYPTLSDIEDVSDLEDKFYERNKRQLYLFDPNAPRDIKPVIKQAKELYEEGYALSTFSCLFGMVEPPWYYRGLKNWFIDLIQRPKIARKMIELVLKVIIEYDKFVIDTLGEYLTEIIGGGDVATQNSMQYSPKLFKEYFEEAERLYVNTIKSRASHIKLCWHGCGAMRPVIKDIIEWGYDILNPIQPYAGLNTPFSMDPASLKEEYGNKICFEGAIDVQKTLPRGTLKDVEEEVKTRIKQLALGGGYILAPSHNFQADTSGEKIVAVYDYAMKYGKYPIKI, via the coding sequence ATGATTCCAAGAGAAAGAGTAATTAAAGCAATTGAACATGAAGAACCTGATAGAGTACCAATGTCACTTTGGTTAACAAAAGAAGCTTATGAAAATATTAAAAGCTATTTAAATTATAGAAATATTGAAGAAAATATTTTATGGGCTTCAGATAAAGCATTTTATATTTCAAAAAAACTTATTAAAAGATTAAATTTAGATATTGTTCAAATACATCTTCCTCCTCCAATAGATTACAAACCTAAAACTTGGCCTGATGGAAGTTTTGAGGGACCAACAGGTTTTAGAACAAAAAAAGTTGGTTTATATTATGAATATACACTTTATCCTACTCTTTCAGATATTGAAGATGTTTCAGATTTAGAAGATAAATTTTATGAAAGAAATAAAAGACAACTTTATTTATTTGATCCTAATGCCCCTAGAGATATTAAACCTGTAATAAAACAAGCAAAAGAGCTTTATGAAGAAGGGTATGCTTTATCTACTTTTAGTTGTCTTTTTGGAATGGTTGAACCTCCATGGTACTATAGAGGTTTAAAAAATTGGTTTATAGATTTAATTCAAAGACCAAAGATAGCCCGTAAAATGATCGAATTAGTATTAAAAGTTATTATAGAATATGATAAATTTGTTATTGATACGTTAGGAGAATATCTCACAGAAATAATAGGCGGGGGCGATGTAGCCACACAAAATTCAATGCAATATTCGCCAAAACTTTTTAAAGAATATTTTGAAGAGGCAGAACGTTTGTATGTAAATACTATTAAGAGTAGAGCATCTCACATAAAACTCTGTTGGCATGGATGTGGAGCTATGAGGCCAGTTATTAAAGATATAATAGAATGGGGATATGATATACTTAATCCCATTCAACCATATGCAGGTCTTAATACTCCTTTTAGTATGGATCCAGCTTCTTTAAAAGAAGAATATGGAAATAAAATTTGTTTTGAAGGTGCAATAGATGTGCAAAAGACATTGCCAAGAGGTACTCTTAAAGATGTAGAAGAAGAAGTTAAAACAAGGATAAAACAATTGGCACTTGGTGGAGGTTATATTCTAGCACCTTCTCATAATTTTCAAGCCGATACTTCAGGAGAAAAAATTGTAGCAGTATATGATTATGCTATGAAGTATGGAAAGTATCCTATTAAAATTTAA
- a CDS encoding SufD family Fe-S cluster assembly protein: MRDLQKILELAKNALDKPPKYGLNIDFSEYSRLPSSLINSIKQIENEAYNVGIDLNIKKAGAYVQLDHKPFYEYISKIYDGKIEVMSIREAFKKHDWLLDYFWETIRPDMDKFTARAAIEWDDGYFFRVMPNVKVTLPIQSCMLIGSKSFNQNVHNIVIAEENSEVQVLSGCTAHRLVDKALHIGITEFYIKNNAKLIFTMIHKWPSKADVRPRTGAIIENNGTFISNYILIGEVNSLQTFPIAYLKGENSKVEFNSILNIWGKSLIDVGSEINLEGGRSSGRILTRAIINDEAQLFARGRIIGIGEKTKGHMECSSLLLSKKAKVIAIPELNALIDDSELTHEAAIGKIAEEQIEYLMSKGIPKDEAISMIVRGFVDTRILGLPIEIEENIKRIISSIASTKKI; the protein is encoded by the coding sequence ATGCGAGATTTGCAAAAAATTTTAGAATTAGCTAAAAATGCATTGGATAAGCCACCTAAATATGGTTTAAATATAGATTTTTCAGAATATAGTAGATTACCTTCTTCATTAATAAATTCTATTAAGCAAATTGAAAATGAAGCATATAATGTTGGAATAGATTTAAATATAAAAAAAGCTGGAGCATATGTTCAATTAGACCATAAACCATTTTATGAATATATTTCAAAAATTTATGATGGAAAAATAGAAGTTATGAGTATAAGAGAAGCATTTAAAAAGCATGATTGGTTATTAGATTATTTTTGGGAAACAATAAGACCAGATATGGATAAATTTACTGCTAGAGCTGCAATCGAATGGGATGATGGATATTTTTTTAGAGTAATGCCAAATGTGAAAGTCACTCTTCCAATACAATCCTGTATGTTAATAGGAAGCAAATCATTCAATCAAAATGTTCATAATATAGTTATAGCTGAAGAAAATTCTGAAGTACAAGTTTTAAGTGGATGTACAGCTCATAGATTAGTTGATAAAGCATTACATATAGGAATTACAGAATTTTATATTAAAAATAATGCAAAATTAATATTTACAATGATTCATAAATGGCCAAGTAAAGCAGATGTTAGACCTAGAACTGGAGCAATAATAGAAAATAATGGAACATTTATAAGCAATTATATTTTAATAGGAGAAGTAAATAGTTTACAAACTTTTCCAATAGCTTATTTAAAAGGAGAAAATTCAAAAGTAGAATTTAATTCTATTTTAAACATTTGGGGAAAATCTTTAATTGATGTAGGAAGTGAAATAAATTTAGAAGGGGGAAGATCAAGTGGAAGAATATTAACAAGAGCAATTATAAATGATGAGGCACAATTATTTGCAAGAGGAAGAATAATTGGGATAGGAGAAAAAACTAAAGGACATATGGAATGTAGCAGTCTTTTATTATCTAAAAAAGCTAAAGTTATCGCAATTCCAGAATTAAATGCATTAATTGATGATTCAGAACTTACACATGAAGCTGCAATTGGTAAAATAGCTGAAGAACAAATAGAATATTTAATGAGTAAAGGAATACCTAAAGATGAAGCAATATCAATGATTGTGAGGGGGTTTGTAGATACTAGAATTCTTGGATTACCGATTGAAATAGAAGAAAATATAAAGAGAATAATATCTTCAATAGCATCTACGAAAAAAATTTAA
- a CDS encoding AbrB/MazE/SpoVT family DNA-binding domain-containing protein — translation MEEIIKVGKKGVIVIPKKLRKAIGINEGAEIKAELLPFGILLRPRIQNPVETLANLLLIPREKSSIETIRKLREKIDKETRKEI, via the coding sequence TTGGAAGAAATTATAAAAGTCGGAAAAAAAGGAGTTATTGTAATACCTAAAAAACTTAGAAAAGCAATTGGTATAAATGAAGGGGCTGAAATTAAAGCTGAATTGCTTCCATTTGGAATTTTATTAAGACCAAGAATTCAAAATCCTGTAGAAACCTTAGCTAATTTACTTCTAATTCCAAGAGAAAAATCAAGTATTGAAACTATTCGAAAATTGCGAGAAAAAATTGATAAAGAAACTAGGAAAGAAATATGA
- a CDS encoding glutamine amidotransferase — translation MSIKVLYVGDSVTLIGPIFIASPFIMEIKEFNVSIVAKPLIDVFQKNPEINLRYMTSWDAYSQFPKTVEELKNYDVLILSDVDADTIYFYPEFYMPSEWGKTIAMPNRLKSIREFVKEGGGLIMAGSWFTFSGRYGRGGWQNTPVAEVLPVKILSGDDRVETPEGAKVKVLDDKHPIMKDIPWNECPPFLGYNKTMLKENAKILAMIGEENDPFIAIWEYGNGRVMVFTSDPCPHWGINFMKWKYYEKFWIQAVKWLAKK, via the coding sequence ATGAGTATAAAAGTTCTTTACGTAGGAGATAGTGTTACATTAATAGGACCTATTTTTATAGCATCACCATTTATAATGGAAATTAAAGAATTCAATGTAAGTATAGTAGCTAAACCACTTATTGATGTTTTTCAAAAAAATCCCGAAATTAATTTAAGATATATGACTAGTTGGGATGCTTATAGCCAATTTCCTAAAACTGTAGAAGAACTTAAAAATTATGATGTTTTAATATTAAGCGATGTAGATGCAGATACTATATATTTTTATCCAGAATTTTATATGCCTTCCGAATGGGGCAAAACAATTGCTATGCCAAACAGATTAAAATCTATAAGAGAGTTTGTTAAAGAAGGCGGGGGTTTAATAATGGCAGGTAGTTGGTTTACGTTTTCAGGAAGATATGGTAGAGGAGGGTGGCAAAATACTCCAGTAGCTGAAGTGTTACCTGTCAAAATATTAAGCGGAGATGATAGAGTAGAAACTCCTGAAGGAGCAAAAGTAAAAGTTTTAGATGATAAACATCCCATAATGAAAGATATTCCTTGGAATGAATGCCCGCCTTTTCTAGGCTATAATAAGACTATGCTTAAAGAAAATGCTAAAATATTAGCAATGATTGGAGAGGAAAATGATCCATTTATAGCGATATGGGAATATGGAAATGGCAGAGTAATGGTTTTTACATCAGACCCATGTCCACATTGGGGAATAAACTTCATGAAATGGAAATACTATGAAAAGTTTTGGATTCAAGCAGTTAAGTGGCTTGCTAAAAAATAA
- a CDS encoding corrinoid protein gives MKRNLKEEILEKLKESIANCDIETTRNIAKEALKAKIPFSEAIFNGLVKGLEIVGEKYEKGEYFLAELIMAGEAMHEALNILMPKQNIEKEKIVSKGKIVIGTVEGDIHDIGKSLVSIFLRAAGYEIYDLGVDVPAEKFIEKIKETNANVLALSALLSTTMVNMAKVIEALKKEGLRNKVKVIIGGAPCDLEFAYKIGADGYGKDAYEAVKIVDELMKK, from the coding sequence ATGAAGAGGAATTTAAAAGAGGAAATTCTAGAAAAATTGAAAGAAAGTATAGCAAATTGCGATATTGAAACAACAAGGAATATAGCAAAAGAAGCTCTAAAAGCAAAAATACCATTTTCTGAAGCAATTTTTAATGGTTTAGTAAAAGGATTAGAAATTGTAGGAGAAAAATATGAAAAAGGAGAATATTTTTTAGCAGAGCTTATAATGGCTGGAGAAGCCATGCATGAAGCATTAAATATTCTAATGCCAAAACAAAATATTGAAAAAGAAAAAATTGTATCAAAAGGGAAAATTGTCATCGGAACTGTTGAAGGAGATATACATGATATAGGCAAGTCTTTAGTCTCAATTTTTTTAAGAGCTGCTGGATATGAAATTTATGATTTGGGAGTAGATGTTCCAGCTGAAAAATTTATTGAGAAAATAAAAGAAACAAATGCTAATGTATTAGCTTTATCAGCTCTTCTTTCAACAACCATGGTAAATATGGCTAAAGTTATTGAAGCTTTAAAGAAAGAAGGTTTAAGAAATAAAGTGAAAGTTATTATTGGTGGAGCACCTTGCGACCTAGAATTTGCATATAAAATAGGAGCTGATGGATATGGAAAAGATGCTTACGAAGCAGTAAAAATAGTTGATGAATTAATGAAAAAATAA
- the tsaA gene encoding tRNA (N6-threonylcarbamoyladenosine(37)-N6)-methyltransferase TrmO, producing the protein MNAYIKIIPIGIIRTSANEEEIKNSYEGVEGIIEIFEEFSAGLEGIDGFSHLIIVFWMDKVSEENRKTLKVKHRRLLRFGFKESELGPEVGVFCTDSPHRPNPIGITIVELINRKGRFLKVKGLDAFDGTPVIDIKPYTYDRRVENIKVPTWFKDILEKLRIKGIKMKNI; encoded by the coding sequence ATGAATGCCTATATAAAGATTATTCCAATAGGAATTATAAGAACATCTGCAAACGAAGAAGAAATCAAAAATAGTTATGAAGGAGTTGAAGGTATTATAGAAATTTTTGAAGAATTTTCAGCTGGACTTGAAGGAATAGATGGTTTCTCTCATTTAATAATTGTTTTTTGGATGGATAAAGTTAGTGAAGAAAATAGAAAAACTTTAAAAGTTAAACATAGAAGACTTTTAAGATTTGGTTTTAAAGAGAGTGAACTTGGACCAGAAGTAGGAGTTTTTTGTACAGATTCTCCTCACAGGCCTAATCCTATAGGTATAACTATAGTTGAACTTATTAATAGAAAAGGTAGATTCCTTAAAGTTAAGGGTTTAGATGCATTTGATGGAACTCCAGTAATTGATATAAAGCCATATACTTATGATAGAAGAGTAGAAAATATAAAAGTTCCAACATGGTTTAAAGATATTCTTGAAAAACTCAGAATTAAAGGAATTAAAATGAAAAATATTTAA
- a CDS encoding type II toxin-antitoxin system VapC family toxin, translated as MNVYYLDTNIFLNVIYKERNFYEKSKKFLEEINNGKYQAVTSSITLLEIALDMAESGYIELIDKAIASIEDIKNLEIVSLNKTMTKQAAIFVLRDNISIHDAYHLSTALQQKVKAFITRDEGLQKKINRYIKTATPEEV; from the coding sequence ATGAATGTTTATTATTTAGACACTAATATATTTTTAAATGTTATTTATAAAGAAAGGAATTTTTATGAAAAATCAAAAAAATTTTTAGAAGAGATAAACAATGGCAAGTATCAAGCTGTAACTTCATCGATTACATTATTAGAAATAGCATTAGATATGGCAGAAAGCGGATATATAGAATTAATTGATAAAGCTATAGCATCGATTGAAGATATAAAAAATTTAGAGATTGTCTCATTAAATAAAACAATGACAAAGCAAGCTGCGATTTTTGTTTTAAGAGATAACATAAGCATACATGATGCTTATCATTTAAGCACAGCATTACAGCAAAAAGTTAAAGCTTTCATAACAAGAGATGAAGGACTTCAGAAGAAAATTAATAGATATATAAAAACTGCAACACCTGAAGAAGTCTAA